The Acetobacter oryzifermentans genomic interval GCTTAGATGTCCTGCCACGTCTTTGTTCACACTGTCCACGCCCCTCTTCCTATAAAAAAAGAAAGAAATAGGTTTGTAGTTGTTTAAAAGTACTGTGAATGGTGGGGTACCCGGTATTCCAAAAATGTACCCCAGCTTTCCCACACTGTGTACAGATTTTAGGGTATTGGAAAACAAGGACTTTTTGAAGTTATCCAGAAAGTACCCGTACGGGGTTGTGTACAACTCACCGGTTTATCGTTTTAAAGGGTTGTGCCCGGTACTCGGTACGTCGCAGTTATGAGTTCCGTACAATCCACATGTACCCCGGTACTCAGGTGAGTACTCACAGGCCATTTTTTTACGAGTACCTGAACGGGACTCGAATTGATGCAGGATTTAGTACTAATGCCGACTCCATTACAGAACAGAGATTCGAAACTGCTTTTGGCGAGTGGTTCTTTTTCTAGGCGCAAGATGCTTGAGGATGTTGGACTGGATTTTGATGTCCAGGTTGGAGATGTAAATGAAGACATCCTTAAAGCTGCAGGCAAACGTGAGGGATGGAAGCCTGAGGCTGTAGCTCTTGGGTTGGCTGAGGCCAAGGCGCTTTCTGTCCAGCAGCCAGATGCTTTTATTATTGGCGCAGATCAGATGTTGTCCTGCGATTCCATATGGTATGATAAGCCTAAGGATCTGGCGCAGGCCCGTGAGCAACTTCTGGCGTTAAGAGGCCATACCCATATTTTACATACGGCGGTTGCACTCTGTCGGAATGGTCAGGTGGTATGGCAGCATGTTGACCAGCCCCGTTTGACCATGCGTTTGTTTTCTGAAGCTTTTCTGGACGCCTATTTGCAAACCGAAGGCCCTGCGTGTCTGGCTTCTGTGGGTGCATATCGGTTGGAAGGGCCAGGTTTGCAGCTTTTTGCGTATATAGAAGGAGATTCTTTTTCCATTCAGGGGTTGCCTCTTCTGCCGCTTCTTGAAGTGTTGAGAGAGATGAAGGTGATTTTTTACTGAAAATAGGGGCTTGCCTGTTATGGGCAGACCATGTAAGAGGCTGTGCACAAGAACGATGTGGGGCCATAGCTCAGTTGGGAGAGCGCCTGAATGGCATTCAGGAGGTCGTCGGTTCGATCCCGATTGGCTCCACCAGTTCCCGTCGAAATATCCAATAAAATTGCGAAGATAGTAATCACTTATAGGTTTTTACCTTCTGTTAAGATAAATAATATAGTTTCTTACCAAATATATATCTTATATTTTAGCATGAAACATACACAATTATTAAGTAAATGTGAATACTTATATTATAAAATTGAGAACACTATATTCTGTGTAATGCGCCTCAATATAAATATAAGGCACTTTCATGGTGGAAATTTCTACCTAGTGTTTCTGTTTTGAAGACGTGATGCAATTTCTATGTGTCGTCAGGTCGCCCTACTTGGGGATGCAGGTGGACGCTGTTGATATCGGCCTGTAAGAAAATATACGCTTTTTCGTATTGTATTTCGGGAGCAGCTAATGCCCAGCATAAGCCCATTTGCCGGCAAGCCGGTCGATCCAGACCGCCTTGTTAATATCGATGCCTTGCTTGATGCCTATTACACCCGTAAGCCTGATCCTGCTATTGCAACGCAGCGTGTTGCGTTTGGTACGTCGGGGCATCGTGGGTCTGCGTTGACCACCAGTTTCAATGAAAACCACATTCTGGCGATCAGTCAGGCGATAGCTGACTACCGCAAGGGCACCGGCATTACTGGGCCACTATTTATCGGCATTGATACTCATGCGCTCTCGCGGCCAGCGTTAAAATCCGCGCTGGAAGTATTTGCGGCAAATGGCGTGGAAGTTCGCATTGATGCGCAGGATGGCTATACTCCCACGCCAGTCATCTCGCACGCGATTCTGACTTATAATCGCGACCGCAGTAGTGATTTGGCTGATGGCGTGGTTATTACGCCATCGCATAACCCGCCGGAAGATGGTGGCTATAAGTACAATCCTCCCCATGGCGGGCCGGCGGATACCGATATTACCAAGGTGGTGGAAAACGCGGCCAACGACTACATGGCCAAGAACATGGAAGGCGTAAAGCGCGTCGGCCTTGAAGAGGCGCTGAAAGTTCCCACCACAAAGCGCCATGACTACATTACCCCGTATGTGGATGACTTAGCTGCCGTGGTGGACATGGATGTCATTCGGGAATCCGGCGTGTCCATAGGTATCGATCCGCTAGGTGGGGCTGCAGTGGATTACTGGCAGCCGATCATAGACAAATACGGCATCAATGCTACGATTGTTAGCAAGGAAGTAGATCCGACCTTTCGTTTCATGACTGCTGACTGGGACGGGAAGATCCGCATGGATTGCTCTTCTCCCTATGCTATGGCCCGCTTGGTCGGGATGAAGGATAAGTTCGACATCGCTTTTGCCAATGATACTGATGCTGACCGTCATGGCATTGTGTCGGGTAAATACGGGCTTATGAATCCCAATCACTATCTTGCCGTTGCGATTGAATACCTGTTCAAAAACCGTGAAAACTGGAACGCCCATGCAGGCGTGGGCAAAACGGTGGTTAGCAGCGGCATGATTGATCGCGTGGCTAATGAAATCGGCCGCAAGTTGGTGGAGGTGCCAGTCGGGTTCAAGTGGTTCGTTGATGGTTTGTACCACGGCACATTGGGCTTTGGTGGGGAAGAAAGCGCAGGCGCGTCCTTCCTGCGCCGTGCTGGTACGGTATGGAGTACAGATAAGGACGGCATTATTCTTGGCCTACTTGCAGCCGAGATGACCGCTCGTACCAAGCGTACCCCCGGGGCTGCATATGAGGACATGACAAAACGTCTCGGCACGCCGTACTATGCGCGGATTGATGCCCCGGCTACTCCGGAGGAGAAGGCTATCCTGAAAAATCTATCTCCTGAGCAGATCGGCATGACCGAACTGGCGGGAGAGCCGATCATCACGACCCTAACTAACGCGCCGGGTAACGGGGCAGCCATTGGTGGCCTGAAGGTTTCAGCTAAAGATGGCTGGTTTGCTGCGCGTCCATCGGGTACAGAAAACGTCTATAAAATCTATGCTGAAAGCTTCAAGAGCGAGGCACACCTCAAGGCTATCCAGACTGAAGCGCAAAACGCAATTTCTGCATTGTTTGCTCAGGTAGCTGAAAAGAAAGCGGGCTGATTTTAGCATCACTTCCCATGTCCCTTCATTGGGGCATGGTTGGTGTTGGCGGCTCCTCAGTAAGCATCAAGTGTACCGGCAGGCGTTTTATTCTTCTACTGCTTAAGCTACTTATTCATTTGGAAATGTCAGTGGGCGTAAACGGGGCTTTTGTGCTTTAGTTACCAGCGTATCCAAAGCGGAAAGAAAACGGGATCGATCTGTTTTTCCAAATACGCTTCCACCCGGTGTCATGACACCGGCTGAACGCAAATCTGTCATCAGGTTACGCACTGCCAACGCCATACCAATGGCATCTTCATCCAAAATTCGCCCTTTAGGCTCAAGAACATAGGCGCCTTTTTCAACACATCGCGCTGCCAGCGGAATATCTGCTGTAATCACGATGTCTCTGTCTGATACGCGCTCGGCAATCCAATCGTCTGCCATGTCTGGCCCTGCATCTACCACTATGCGCTCAATCAGAGGTGAATCTGGAACCATAATCATTCTGTTTGAGACAATGAAAACATGCAGATTGTAACGACTGGCCACACGATAGACCTCGTTTTTTACGGGGCACGCGTCAGAATCAACAAAAATACGAATCATATAGCTAATGTGCAGCAGGAAGGCTGCAATCGCAAATTACGGCTTTAGCATGGGGTAATCTCTTCCTTATTATGTAAAGTTGGGGATACTTTGCACGCAATCTTTCTATCCAGAAGCAAAAGCAGAACATTTTTCTTTTAAATTTATGCCTTTTTTCAGACACAAGCCTTTGTCATTAGTCAAAAAGCAGACAAGGTGTTTATGCACTTTGTTACGGTAAAGATTTTATAAGGCGAATCTGATGAAAAAAGTTTTGATGGCTACAGCGCTGACGCTGGGAATGATGACCTCAGCAGTTTCTTTTGCACACGCACAGGAAGCCTCTCCGGCTGTTGGCGCACCTCCGCCGGGTGGCCCGGGCTGTGGTCCGATGCATCATCATGGGATGGGTGGTCCTATTCTGAATCTGGATGGCGTTAAGCTGACCTCTGCTCAGAAGAAAAAGCTGAAAGCTATTTTTGATGCAAACAAGCCTTCAGACCCGAAAGCGGACATGGAGCAGATTCACAGCCTGCACCAGCAGGAACGTGAAGTGCTGACGACACCGGGTCCGGTTGATCAGGCTAAGTTGCAGCAGATTGAACAGCAGATCAGCACCATGCAGACCGAGCGTGCAACACAGCGCCTGCAGGTTGAAACGCAGGTTCATGATATTCTGACCAAGAAACAGCTGAAGCAGATTGCCGAACGCCCTGAACCCCAGATGCCGCCAATGTGCGGAAATGGTGCACCTCCGGCTCCGCCGGCCGCAACCGAAAGCAAATAAGCTTCTACAAAAAAGCTGCCAGATATTCTGGCAGCTTTTTTTATGCCTGAGCATTGATGCGTTGTGTCTGCATTCATAGACAAATGGTGCAGATCAAGAGAAAAAACAGAACGTTTTTTCTCGGTGCCTGATATCATGACAACATCTTCTACCCATCCTGCCCTTTTTAAAAATGGGCTGCCGCTGCAGCTTATCCTGCTTTTGGGGCTTGTTACGGCAATTGGCCCACTTGCTACAGACATGTATCTTCCGGCTTTTCCTGATGTTGAACGGGATTTGGGCGGTGGCGCTGGTTCTGCTCAGTTTACACTGGGGGCATGGTTTCTAGGGCTGGCGTTTGGTCAATTCTCTCAAGGCCCGCTGTCAGATAGGTTTGGGCGCAAGGTTCCTTTGGTTATAGGGCTTGCAGTCTTTGCTGTTGCATCTGCCATGTGTGCTGTGGTGCGGGATTATCATCTGTTCTGTATCATGCGTTTTATTGGTGCATTTGGTGGCTCTGCCAGCGCAGTTATTCCGCGTGCCATTGTAAGAGATGTGGCAACCGGCAAAAAAGGTGCGCATATTATGGCGCAGCTTACACTGGTGTTTGGTGTGATGCCTGTGTTGGCCCCCAGCATGGGGAGCTTGGTGCTGGAATTTGGGAACTGGCGGTGGATATTCTGGAGTGGCACCCTATACGCCATTCTGGGTATGGTTGGCATTATATACATGCTGCCAGATACGCTGTCCCCCGCGCATCGGATGCGCTTGGCGCCTTTCGAAATTTTTACCCGTTACCGCACGATCCTGCGTGAACCTGTTTTTCTTTCCAATGCGCTTATCACAACATTTTCTACTTTTGTGATGTTCGCCTATCTGGGAAGCGCGCCTGTTCTGTTTGAACAGGTTCTTCATTTTTCTCCCACAGCTTTTGGCGTGTTTTTTGGTGCAAATGCTGCTGCTTTTATTTTGGGAACCCAGATTAACGGCAGACTTGTGCATAGGTTTGCCATGCCTGCTTTGCTAGAGGCCGCCATTGTCTGGGCTTTGGTGATGGGCGGCATTTTTGTGGTAGTGGCTTGTTCCGGTTTGGCAGGTCTTGCGCATCCGTGGCTGACATGTGGGCTGATTACATGCATTACCGGCGCATTGGGGTTTATTGGGCCAAACGGTACCGTAATGGCATTTTCACGCCATGCACATCAGGCAGGTAGTGCTTCTGCCTTGCTTGGCACAATGCAGTTTAGCCTTGGCTCATTAAGCAGTGTTCTGGTGGGTATTTTGCCCGGAGGCGGCGCTATTCCAACAGCTATTGGCATGATGACAGGTGTTATCGGCATGGTCTGTGCCAATATCCTGCGCCGCAGGCATACAGACAAAGCAGAGCATGAATATTAAATTAAAGCGCGCAGGGAAGATCTCTGACGTTAATGGCTAGAAGACCTATCAGACGGTTTGCCGTAAATAGCTTGGGTTTGTGGGGTAACAGTATGCCCGTCTTCTGTTTCCATGGATCCAATAGCGCCAGAACCTGCATCGGGCAGTGTTTCGTAACGTTCTTCAGGTTTGGGGGGCTGAGCCTCTGCTGGCTTGCCCTCACGGGCGGCTTGGGCTTCTCGCAGGTTTTCTTCCTGTTCTGCCGCCTTGGCTTCTGCCGGAGCAGCTTCGGGCAAAAAGCGTCCTGGCCGCTCTGGGGGAACGTCAATATTTTCCCCCTCAATAGGCCCGTGACATGCCACCAGCAGTGGAGAGACCAATAGAAGGTTTCCGATCAGGGTGCCTGTTTTTTTCGCCAGAAGCATGGACGGGTTCATTGTAAAGGAGAAAAAGAGAAAACTGTGAGATCAGCTTTCTAGGCGGCGTGCTTCATCTGGCAGCATGATGGGGATGCCATCACGGATAGGAAAGGCAAGACCAGCTTTTTTGCTGATCAGTTCATTTGTTTCAGCATTGTAAGTCAGAGGCCCTTTGGTAACAGGGCACACAAGCACCGAAAGAAGCCGGGAATCAAGCGGAGGTGTGTCAGACATCAGTTCTCTGTTCCTCAGTAAAAGGTTCAGGAAGGCGGGCCTTCCTGTTCCGGACCAGACAGGTCTAGCAGTGTTTGCAGCACCCGCACACGGTCAGTTAGATCTTCGGCATCAAGCAATGCCTGTTTTTCTGCCGGAGGGAAAGGACAGATCATGGGCAATGTTACAAGCAAGATATCATCATCCATCTGTTCCAGCAGAGACCAACGTGCCTGTAGCCCTTTTTTCTGGAAATAACGCCGCATGGAGCCCAGAAGCTTTTCCCGGTCAAACGGAGCAGACGGAATTTCGTTCAGATCCCCAGCAAAAGTGGAAACATCTATCCTTGCTTGCCGATACCCACGTGTTTCTCCTGTTTCACGCAGGAGCCTAAAGCGCGTAAGGCCTGCAAGTGTAACGGCATAAGTTCCATCGGCGCGTTCAGTAAAGGAAACAATCCGGCCAAGGCACCCTATGGGGTACAGTGGCGGGGCGCTGTTCGCTTCATCTTCTTCTTCCCGCCAACGCGGCTGGATCATGCCTATCAGGCGCTGCGTTGCCAGTGCATCTTCCACCAATGCAATATAGCGTGGTTCAAATACGTTAAGCGGCAGTCTTCCTCGTGGCAGAAGAACAACGCCGCTTAACGGAAACAGACCAATTTCCGGAGGGATATCGGCTAAAGTGACATCCCCTAGTTTGGGAACTCGCCGGGGGATGTCATCTTCATCTTGAAAAAATACTGCAGCCAAAAAGTTTTACATCCTCATGAAAACAGCATGGAGGACAGACGACGGCGCGAAACCGCAGTTGCGGGTTCTTCATTACCCCATGCTTCAAAAAAACGCAGAAGCTGCTGTTTGGCAGCCCCTTCCTTCCAGTTACGGTCTGCCTTGATGATATGTAGCAGTTCATTCGCGGCTTCTTCGCGTTTTCCGGCAGCATTCAGGGCTGTTGCCAGTTCGCAGCGTGCTTCAAAATCTTCCGGGTTGGCGGCAAGGCGTGCGTGAATGCTTTCCATTTCCTCTGCCGCCTTGCGTCCTTCCTTTTTCAGGTCCAGCGCAGCGCGTGCGCCAGCCACTTCCGGGCTATCGGTTATTTTAGCAGGTACATCTGCCAGAGCGGCAACAGCGGCATCTTCATCATCCAGCGCCAACATCGCGCGGATAAGCCCACCCCATGCACGTGGGTTTTCTGGCTCTTCCCCAATAACAGAGGAATACAGTTCTGCCGCACGGGCTGGCATTTCAGTTTCCAGCGCCACATCTGCTTCACGCAGTTGTTCTGTTGCAGGCAGAATGCCGCCACCGCTGCTTTTTAGAATGTTTTCGACAAACTTCTTGATTTCGCTTTCCGGCAAAGCGCCTTGGAACAGATCCAGAATCTGCCCTTTCCAGAAGGCCGCAACCAATGGAATAGACTGTAGCGGCAAGCCAACCTGCGCAAGCTGCCCAGCTAGAGCACGGTTTGCTTCAATATCAATTTTAACCAAGCGCACTTTGCCACGTGCTGCTGTCACCACTTTTTCCAGCACAGGAGCAAGTTGCTTGCATGGGCCACACCAATCTGCCCAGAAATCAACTAACACAGGAACAGAACGGCTTGCTTCAATCACATCCTGCATGAATGTGGCCTGAGACCCATCCGTAATCACGGGTGCCGTGCTCTGAGGTGCTATGGTGCCGTTTTGTGTATCAGACTGCGGCTGACCGAGAAGGTGTTCCATATGTTCCTGTATCCTTAATCCAATGCTGCGGTCAGTATGGAAAATATCCTTCTGGCCGACTTTGATCTGTTTATATGTTCTAGATGGTCAATCAGAGCATGATGCGCAATGGCAATTAGGGCATGGCTTGCCCATATCAGATTAAAGACAATGGCTGTCGCCGCCTTATCACGCATTGCATGAAGGTGGCCTTAGGCGGCATACTAGGACAAAACAGGAACGGCGGCAGATTTCTTACATGAAAAAATCAGAATTTTCCGGTCAGCAGAGCATCCGGGTGCGTGGTGCGCGAGTTCATAATCTAAAAAACGTGGATATTGATATCCCGCGTGATAAGCTGACAGTCATGACTGGGCTTTCTGGGTCTGGCAAATCTTCTTTGGCGTTTGATACAATCTACGCTGAAGGGCAGCGCCGCTATGTGGAAAGCCTTTCGGCCTATGCGCGCCAGTTTCTGGAGTTGATGGGCAAGCCGGATGTAGATTCCATAGAGGGTCTTTCCCCGGCAATTTCTATTGAGCAGAAAACAACATCAAAAAACCCGCGTTCTACCGTTGGTACTGTTACGGAAATTTACGATTACATGCGCTTGCTTTGGGCGCGGGCAGGCGTGCCATATTCTCCAGCTACCGGGTTGCCAATTGAAGCGCAAACAGTCACCCAGATGGTTGACCGTATTATGGCGTTGCCGGAGGGAACACGCCTGATGCTTCTCTCCCCCGTTATTCGTGATAGAAAAGGGGAATACCGGAAGGAACTGGCAGAGCTTCAGCGTAAAGGTTTTACACGCGTAAAAGTAGATGGAACGCTGTACGAAGTTGATGATGTTCCTAGCCTGAACAGAAAGTTACGCCACACTGTAGAAGTTGTGG includes:
- a CDS encoding Maf family protein, with amino-acid sequence MQDLVLMPTPLQNRDSKLLLASGSFSRRKMLEDVGLDFDVQVGDVNEDILKAAGKREGWKPEAVALGLAEAKALSVQQPDAFIIGADQMLSCDSIWYDKPKDLAQAREQLLALRGHTHILHTAVALCRNGQVVWQHVDQPRLTMRLFSEAFLDAYLQTEGPACLASVGAYRLEGPGLQLFAYIEGDSFSIQGLPLLPLLEVLREMKVIFY
- the pgm gene encoding phosphoglucomutase (alpha-D-glucose-1,6-bisphosphate-dependent), producing the protein MPSISPFAGKPVDPDRLVNIDALLDAYYTRKPDPAIATQRVAFGTSGHRGSALTTSFNENHILAISQAIADYRKGTGITGPLFIGIDTHALSRPALKSALEVFAANGVEVRIDAQDGYTPTPVISHAILTYNRDRSSDLADGVVITPSHNPPEDGGYKYNPPHGGPADTDITKVVENAANDYMAKNMEGVKRVGLEEALKVPTTKRHDYITPYVDDLAAVVDMDVIRESGVSIGIDPLGGAAVDYWQPIIDKYGINATIVSKEVDPTFRFMTADWDGKIRMDCSSPYAMARLVGMKDKFDIAFANDTDADRHGIVSGKYGLMNPNHYLAVAIEYLFKNRENWNAHAGVGKTVVSSGMIDRVANEIGRKLVEVPVGFKWFVDGLYHGTLGFGGEESAGASFLRRAGTVWSTDKDGIILGLLAAEMTARTKRTPGAAYEDMTKRLGTPYYARIDAPATPEEKAILKNLSPEQIGMTELAGEPIITTLTNAPGNGAAIGGLKVSAKDGWFAARPSGTENVYKIYAESFKSEAHLKAIQTEAQNAISALFAQVAEKKAG
- a CDS encoding YaiI/YqxD family protein: MIRIFVDSDACPVKNEVYRVASRYNLHVFIVSNRMIMVPDSPLIERIVVDAGPDMADDWIAERVSDRDIVITADIPLAARCVEKGAYVLEPKGRILDEDAIGMALAVRNLMTDLRSAGVMTPGGSVFGKTDRSRFLSALDTLVTKAQKPRLRPLTFPNE
- a CDS encoding Spy/CpxP family protein refolding chaperone; this translates as MKKVLMATALTLGMMTSAVSFAHAQEASPAVGAPPPGGPGCGPMHHHGMGGPILNLDGVKLTSAQKKKLKAIFDANKPSDPKADMEQIHSLHQQEREVLTTPGPVDQAKLQQIEQQISTMQTERATQRLQVETQVHDILTKKQLKQIAERPEPQMPPMCGNGAPPAPPAATESK
- a CDS encoding multidrug effflux MFS transporter produces the protein MTTSSTHPALFKNGLPLQLILLLGLVTAIGPLATDMYLPAFPDVERDLGGGAGSAQFTLGAWFLGLAFGQFSQGPLSDRFGRKVPLVIGLAVFAVASAMCAVVRDYHLFCIMRFIGAFGGSASAVIPRAIVRDVATGKKGAHIMAQLTLVFGVMPVLAPSMGSLVLEFGNWRWIFWSGTLYAILGMVGIIYMLPDTLSPAHRMRLAPFEIFTRYRTILREPVFLSNALITTFSTFVMFAYLGSAPVLFEQVLHFSPTAFGVFFGANAAAFILGTQINGRLVHRFAMPALLEAAIVWALVMGGIFVVVACSGLAGLAHPWLTCGLITCITGALGFIGPNGTVMAFSRHAHQAGSASALLGTMQFSLGSLSSVLVGILPGGGAIPTAIGMMTGVIGMVCANILRRRHTDKAEHEY
- a CDS encoding Trm112 family protein encodes the protein MSDTPPLDSRLLSVLVCPVTKGPLTYNAETNELISKKAGLAFPIRDGIPIMLPDEARRLES
- a CDS encoding LON peptidase substrate-binding domain-containing protein; translation: MAAVFFQDEDDIPRRVPKLGDVTLADIPPEIGLFPLSGVVLLPRGRLPLNVFEPRYIALVEDALATQRLIGMIQPRWREEEDEANSAPPLYPIGCLGRIVSFTERADGTYAVTLAGLTRFRLLRETGETRGYRQARIDVSTFAGDLNEIPSAPFDREKLLGSMRRYFQKKGLQARWSLLEQMDDDILLVTLPMICPFPPAEKQALLDAEDLTDRVRVLQTLLDLSGPEQEGPPS
- a CDS encoding tetratricopeptide repeat protein, which encodes MEHLLGQPQSDTQNGTIAPQSTAPVITDGSQATFMQDVIEASRSVPVLVDFWADWCGPCKQLAPVLEKVVTAARGKVRLVKIDIEANRALAGQLAQVGLPLQSIPLVAAFWKGQILDLFQGALPESEIKKFVENILKSSGGGILPATEQLREADVALETEMPARAAELYSSVIGEEPENPRAWGGLIRAMLALDDEDAAVAALADVPAKITDSPEVAGARAALDLKKEGRKAAEEMESIHARLAANPEDFEARCELATALNAAGKREEAANELLHIIKADRNWKEGAAKQQLLRFFEAWGNEEPATAVSRRRLSSMLFS